In the Dermochelys coriacea isolate rDerCor1 chromosome 25, rDerCor1.pri.v4, whole genome shotgun sequence genome, one interval contains:
- the LOC119848499 gene encoding transmembrane protein 79-like, with product MTAPKAPASCHQLREFDSVKDSIADLINQLQDIDPSRLSFSPFLDLDTQISLAPVSDSPESSVEELHSTSGEEASLSLATSDSPGPEAEPVQGIHSQGAGPLLGEDPRLPMGMDPKDLILPLGCDPREASWVGPGDSVVVAVPKETCFLDRVGAETPMVQHMEHLPTGREPSRAQPHSEGPARPTASWPLPREEQPFLGSSVEPVSCGPEEPTPRPPGKCCGCCTSSHLKAVSSVFVSLLLAPWVLYGLYYLLPFEPPLCPDLASRAAFALRCLLIAMVPSMLGVMFGALAKLCSVAIDPLDTRSPPVLLHRLYVTSSLEQFVIFSLNTVVLATFLAQEHLRLIPILVGLFSIGRCCYWISLHVGSAYRGFGFGLAFFPALAMTGYNLFCLYDLGFAFLFAPSPAGGDGGGATPAPTWEPATQGT from the exons atgacaGCCCCCAAGGCCCCAGCCAGCTGCCACCAGCTGCGGGAGTTTGACAGCGTCAAGGATTCCATTGCCGACCTCATCAACCAGCTGCAGGACATCGACCCGAGCCGCCTCTCCTTCTCGCCCTTCCTGGACCTGGACACCCAGATCTCCCTGGCGCCGGTCTCCGACAGCCCCGAGTCCTCCGTCGAGGAGCTGCACTCCACCTCCGGGGAGGAGGCCTCCCTCAGCCTGGCTACAAGCGACTCTCCAGGCCCAGAGGCTGAGCCGGTGCAGGGGATACATAGCCAGGGGGCTGGGCCTCTCCTGGGGGAGGACCCCAGGCTTCCCATGGGAATGGACCCCAAAGACCTCATCCTTCCATTGGGCTGCGACCCACGGGAGGCCAGCTGGGTGGGGCCTGGAGACAGTGTGGTGGTGGCAGTGCCCAAGGAGACCTGCTTCCTggacagggtgggggcagagaccCCCATGGTGCAGCACATGGAGCATCTGCCCACTGGCAGAGAGCCAAGCCGGGCGCAGCCCCACAGCGAGGGGCCGGCACGCCCCACAGCCAGTTGGCCTCTCCCCAGGGAGGAGCAGCCATTCCTCGGCTCAAGTGTGGAGCCCGTTTCCTGTGGCCCCGAGGAGCCGACCCCTCGCCCGCCAGGGAAGTGCTGCGGCTGCTGCACCAGCTCCCACCTGAAGGCCGTGTCCTCGGTCTTTGTCTCGCTGCTCCTGGCGCCCTGGGTCCTCTACGGACTCTATTACCTCCTGCCCTTCGAGCCGCCGCTTTGCCCAGACCTGGCCAGCCGTGCGGCCTTCGCCCTGCGCTGCCTGCTCATTGCCATGGTGCCCAGCATGCTTG GTGTCATGTTCGGGGCTCTCGCCAAGCTCTGCTCGGTGGCCATTGACCCGCTGGATACGCGCTCCCCACCCGTCCTGCTCCACCGGTTGTATGTCACCAGCTCCCTGGAGCAGTTTGTCATCTTCAGCCTCAACACGGTGGTGCTGGCCACGTTCCTGGCCCAGGAGCACCTGCGCCTCATCCCCATCCTGGTTGGGCTCTTCTCCatcggcag ATGCTGTTACTGGATCAGCCTCCACGTTGGCAGTGCTTACCGTGGCTTTGGCTTCGGACTCGCTTTCTTCCCGGCCCTGGCAATGACTGGCTACAACCTGTTCTGTCTGTACGACCTGGGCTTTGCCTTCCTCTTCGCGCCCTCTCCAGCGGGTGGGGATGGCGGTGGGGCCACGCCTGCCCCCACGTGGGAGCCAGCGACCCAAGGCACTTGA